A section of the Pseudovibrio sp. M1P-2-3 genome encodes:
- a CDS encoding DUF2182 domain-containing protein, which produces MGLGWLYLGFMVVDMVPRMDMGTMGPGMEVFNKFNMFSGLDPIVRAQLASLCLPFAGDAFGMPALDGITFGDFALIFMMWIMMVLAMMLPSSTPMLKRYLSIQPGQGVLIVALGYVLVWAMFSFFVTALQLALHKFGTLNEMMAPTIGSFAVTITIFTGIYQFTPWKLACLARCRLPKVTKADHVEAGVIGALRFGIEQGVYCLGCCWALMVLMFAVGVMNILWIAVLGLMMAFEKKTNSIWFTYCIGGALILWGCANIYFSPTEFSLLDMLWVRLFR; this is translated from the coding sequence GTGGGGCTTGGGTGGCTTTACCTTGGCTTTATGGTTGTTGATATGGTGCCGCGTATGGACATGGGGACGATGGGCCCTGGCATGGAAGTATTCAACAAGTTTAACATGTTCTCTGGCCTTGACCCAATTGTGCGGGCACAGCTGGCCTCCTTGTGTTTACCGTTTGCAGGTGACGCATTTGGGATGCCTGCGCTGGATGGCATTACATTTGGCGATTTCGCACTGATTTTTATGATGTGGATTATGATGGTTCTGGCGATGATGCTACCAAGCTCCACACCAATGCTCAAACGTTATCTGAGTATACAGCCCGGGCAAGGTGTTCTTATTGTTGCCTTGGGCTATGTGCTTGTTTGGGCCATGTTTTCATTCTTTGTCACAGCATTACAGTTAGCACTGCATAAATTCGGTACTCTCAACGAAATGATGGCGCCTACAATTGGTAGCTTTGCTGTTACTATTACTATTTTTACCGGTATCTATCAGTTCACCCCGTGGAAGCTCGCCTGTCTTGCGCGATGCCGCCTGCCAAAAGTTACGAAAGCTGATCATGTTGAGGCTGGGGTGATTGGAGCATTACGTTTTGGTATCGAGCAGGGTGTGTATTGTCTAGGGTGCTGTTGGGCCTTAATGGTGCTTATGTTTGCCGTGGGAGTGATGAATATCCTCTGGATTGCAGTTCTCGGCTTAATGATGGCCTTTGAAAAAAAAACAAATTCAATTTGGTTTACCTATTGTATTGGGGGCGCACTCATTTTATGGGGATGTGCAAACATTTACTTTTCGCCTACGGAATTTTCCTTGCTTGATATGCTTTGGGTAAGACTTTTCCGCTGA
- a CDS encoding ABC transporter permease: MRLILEKRPERSQVMSVLSPLIAILLTVICGTVMFSLLGVSPADALYAFFIEPLTSTWSIEELLVKAAPLILIAVGLCVCFLSNNWNIGAEGQFTFGAITGSIIPILFYDFTGPLALPLMIIMGMLGGMAWAAIPAFLKVRFGAFETLTSLMLVYVSQFFLDFLVRGPWRDPEGFNFPESRLYDEAHILWPLGDGRLHFGAVFAIVAVIVLWFMLTKTLKGFEIKVMGETPRAGRFAGFSGNGVVWFGFLVSGALAGLAGMSEVSGTVGQLTPVISPGYGFTAIIVAFLGRLNPFGILFAGLLLGLSYIGGEGAQVTLGLTDKTTRVFQGMLLFFVLACDTLILYRVRILKLKTETVGGSYERA, from the coding sequence ATGCGTCTGATACTTGAAAAGCGTCCTGAACGTTCACAAGTTATGTCGGTTTTATCTCCATTAATTGCAATCTTGCTTACAGTAATTTGTGGAACCGTGATGTTTAGTTTGTTGGGAGTTAGCCCAGCAGATGCGCTCTATGCCTTTTTTATAGAACCTTTGACCTCTACTTGGTCGATTGAGGAGCTATTGGTGAAAGCGGCGCCACTGATTTTGATTGCGGTTGGGCTATGTGTTTGCTTTTTGTCCAATAATTGGAACATTGGAGCAGAAGGGCAATTTACTTTTGGTGCCATCACTGGATCCATTATTCCAATCCTCTTCTATGACTTTACTGGCCCACTTGCGCTACCATTGATGATTATTATGGGAATGCTAGGGGGAATGGCCTGGGCCGCAATTCCGGCTTTCTTGAAAGTGCGGTTTGGGGCTTTTGAAACATTGACAAGTTTGATGCTTGTTTACGTTTCTCAGTTTTTTCTGGATTTTTTGGTACGTGGACCATGGCGCGATCCTGAAGGCTTCAACTTTCCTGAGAGCCGCCTTTATGATGAGGCTCATATTCTTTGGCCTCTTGGGGATGGCCGTTTACACTTTGGTGCTGTTTTTGCAATAGTTGCTGTTATTGTACTGTGGTTCATGCTTACTAAGACTTTGAAGGGGTTTGAGATCAAGGTAATGGGTGAAACCCCAAGGGCCGGACGTTTTGCTGGATTTTCTGGAAATGGCGTTGTCTGGTTTGGTTTTCTTGTCTCGGGGGCTCTTGCAGGTCTTGCGGGGATGTCAGAGGTTTCAGGAACTGTTGGGCAACTTACGCCTGTTATTTCGCCTGGCTATGGGTTTACGGCTATTATTGTCGCATTTCTTGGGCGCTTGAATCCATTCGGAATTTTATTTGCAGGTCTTCTTCTTGGGCTCTCCTATATCGGCGGAGAAGGCGCTCAAGTCACCCTTGGACTAACAGATAAAACGACGCGTGTTTTCCAAGGCATGCTTTTGTTCTTTGTTTTGGCATGTGACACATTAATTCTTTATAGAGTTCGGATTCTCAAGCTGAAAACTGAAACCGTGGGAGGGTCCTATGAGCGGGCTTGA
- a CDS encoding ABC transporter permease: MSGLEAFILTVITASTPLLLAATGELVAERSGVLNLGVEGMMIIGAVLAFGVTHVTGSTLLGALSALVGGILMSVLFAILTLNLMANQIATGLALTILGLGISGMVGEAFIGEPGLRLATLNLPVLTEIPFIGPIIFGQDFLVYLSIFLVLAVYFFLFRTRAGLIVRAVGDNHSSAHALGYSVIKVRYLAVMFGGGCAGLAGAYLSLVYTPQWVEGMTAGRGWIALALVVFASWRPNRVLVGAYLFGAVSILQFHAQAAGIGIPSQLMSALPYLATIIVLVLITRNATLSKTNTPACLTKPFVPDR, from the coding sequence ATGAGCGGGCTTGAGGCATTTATTCTTACGGTAATTACTGCGTCTACACCACTCCTGCTTGCTGCAACTGGAGAGCTGGTCGCAGAGCGTTCAGGTGTGCTTAATCTGGGTGTAGAAGGCATGATGATTATTGGGGCTGTGCTTGCTTTTGGTGTAACCCATGTAACCGGATCCACTCTTCTAGGTGCTTTATCAGCCCTTGTTGGTGGCATTCTTATGTCAGTGCTTTTTGCGATCCTTACGTTAAATCTCATGGCAAACCAGATCGCGACTGGTTTAGCCCTGACAATATTAGGCTTAGGTATTTCTGGAATGGTCGGGGAAGCCTTTATCGGCGAGCCAGGGCTACGCCTTGCAACCTTGAACCTTCCAGTTTTGACAGAGATACCGTTTATTGGCCCGATTATTTTTGGTCAGGACTTTTTAGTTTACCTCTCCATTTTTCTCGTATTGGCGGTTTATTTCTTTCTGTTTAGAACACGAGCTGGGCTGATCGTTCGTGCTGTTGGAGATAATCATAGCTCTGCACATGCTTTGGGGTATTCAGTTATTAAGGTTCGTTATCTCGCTGTCATGTTTGGTGGTGGGTGTGCAGGCCTTGCAGGGGCGTACCTATCATTAGTCTACACTCCACAATGGGTTGAAGGAATGACCGCTGGGCGAGGTTGGATTGCGTTGGCTCTAGTAGTCTTTGCCTCGTGGAGGCCTAACCGTGTCCTTGTGGGAGCTTACTTGTTTGGTGCAGTCTCCATTTTACAGTTCCATGCCCAAGCGGCAGGAATCGGAATTCCTTCACAGCTGATGTCTGCGCTACCTTATCTAGCGACAATCATAGTATTGGTGTTGATTACACGTAATGCGACCTTGTCTAAAACTAATACGCCTGCCTGTCTTACAAAACCATTCGTTCCAGACAGATAG
- a CDS encoding CDP-alcohol phosphatidyltransferase family protein codes for MLLKKPSPLFLIHILTALGAPLALLALIAGAEKNLPLMLFWLWVALIVDGLDGPLARKYNVKDKLPRWDGVILDLVIDYATYVFLPAFALYQSGLLSPLWSIICGVVIVFSGAIYFADNNMKTANGGFSGFPGVWNMVIVVLIALQSSPVWILFMVALCTALTFLPVHFVHPVRTVRWRSLTLGILAIWCISLAYTLSVDFLVPTFVTIFIIVTSIYLFIAGAVQQLLDRWLK; via the coding sequence TTGCTACTGAAGAAGCCCTCTCCGCTTTTCCTGATTCATATTTTGACTGCATTGGGTGCCCCTCTTGCCTTGCTCGCACTAATAGCTGGGGCTGAAAAAAATCTGCCACTGATGCTATTTTGGCTTTGGGTGGCTTTGATTGTCGATGGGCTGGATGGCCCTTTGGCTAGAAAGTACAATGTAAAAGATAAGCTACCAAGATGGGATGGCGTTATTCTCGATTTGGTAATTGATTATGCCACCTATGTCTTCTTGCCAGCGTTTGCATTGTATCAAAGTGGTTTGCTTTCTCCATTGTGGAGCATTATTTGTGGAGTGGTTATTGTTTTTTCCGGAGCAATTTACTTCGCCGATAATAATATGAAGACCGCAAATGGGGGCTTTAGCGGCTTTCCAGGTGTGTGGAATATGGTCATTGTGGTTCTTATTGCGCTGCAAAGTAGTCCTGTTTGGATTTTATTTATGGTTGCGTTGTGTACGGCTCTTACCTTTTTACCTGTACATTTCGTGCATCCCGTACGAACAGTCCGCTGGCGGTCCCTCACTTTGGGTATTCTTGCTATATGGTGCATATCTCTTGCTTATACGTTGTCGGTAGATTTTCTAGTGCCGACTTTTGTCACCATTTTCATTATTGTAACCAGTATCTATCTGTTTATAGCTGGTGCAGTGCAGCAATTGTTAGATAGATGGTTAAAATAA
- a CDS encoding quinone oxidoreductase family protein gives MSNAILISGFGGPEVLSYKGYTPPKPARGEVVLRHKAIGLNFIDTYFRSGLYQSPNGLPFIPGNEGAGIVEELGEGVKNFQVGDRVAYAGALGSYTQVRTISTDNLVKLPDGVSEEQAACVMLKGMTAGILLRKTYAVSNKSFILYHAAAGGVGQFIGPWADHLGATVIGTVGSPEKVEIAHSHNYHHVINYRGEDWVSRVKEITGGKGCHVVYDGVGKDTFHGSLDSLRPLGMFVSFGQSSGPLPDFNTSMLAQRGSLFVTRPRLFDYIAERKDLLEVASDLFTLISKGVLKVSVNHRYPLADASLAHRELEARRTTGSTVLIP, from the coding sequence ATGAGTAATGCGATTCTAATTAGTGGTTTTGGTGGTCCGGAAGTACTGAGCTATAAAGGTTATACGCCTCCCAAACCCGCGCGAGGTGAGGTTGTTCTGCGTCATAAGGCTATTGGACTTAACTTTATTGATACATATTTTCGTAGTGGTTTGTATCAATCGCCGAACGGTCTGCCGTTCATTCCCGGTAACGAGGGGGCTGGAATAGTTGAGGAACTTGGCGAAGGCGTTAAAAACTTTCAAGTAGGGGACCGTGTTGCTTATGCTGGGGCGCTAGGCTCCTACACTCAAGTACGTACAATTAGTACTGATAATCTGGTCAAGCTTCCAGATGGAGTGAGTGAGGAACAAGCTGCTTGCGTTATGTTAAAGGGTATGACTGCGGGCATTTTATTACGAAAGACCTATGCCGTCTCCAATAAGAGTTTTATATTGTACCATGCTGCGGCTGGTGGTGTGGGACAATTCATTGGCCCGTGGGCAGATCACTTAGGAGCAACGGTAATCGGTACAGTTGGATCTCCTGAGAAAGTGGAAATCGCTCACTCACACAATTATCATCATGTAATTAATTATAGGGGTGAAGACTGGGTTTCCCGGGTCAAGGAAATAACAGGTGGCAAAGGGTGCCACGTCGTTTATGATGGAGTTGGAAAAGACACCTTTCATGGGTCACTGGATTCATTAAGGCCTTTGGGAATGTTTGTGAGCTTTGGTCAATCATCCGGCCCTTTGCCTGACTTTAATACAAGTATGTTGGCGCAGCGTGGTTCACTTTTTGTAACTCGCCCTAGGCTTTTCGACTATATTGCTGAACGCAAAGACCTTTTGGAAGTCGCTAGTGACTTATTTACTTTGATTTCCAAAGGGGTACTGAAAGTCTCTGTAAATCATCGTTACCCACTTGCTGACGCTTCTTTAGCTCACCGGGAACTTGAGGCTCGGCGAACAACGGGCAGTACTGTACTTATTCCCTAA
- a CDS encoding ABC transporter ATP-binding protein, whose amino-acid sequence MDDKVHDLNRPEARPELIRVAGISKRFGDILANKEVDLTLREGEIHALLGENGAGKSTLVKILYGALEPSSGNISWKQKSVTIKNPAAARKLGIGMVFQHFSLFEALNVAENIALALPKAENLNSLSKRIVEVSNRYGLPLDPSALVVDLPVGVRQRVEIVRCLLQEPKLLIMDEPTSVLTPQEADELFNTLVRLAEEGCAILYISHRLEEVKRICHHATIMRHGEVVSECDPTKETPSTLARMMVGEDIHTIKSDGKYDVGDVFLSLNNLSVTAGDAFGVSLKNIDLDIRSGEIIGVAGIAANGQSELFDVISGELLSSIPSSVKMFGADVGSKGINERRRLGAAFVAEERLGHGTVPSLKLSENVLLTRYATDKQFVTSGIVNRHAAGEMEKQLKEKYDVRMSHDDPEARSLSGGNLQKFVVGRELDRSPKILVVNQPTWGVDAGAAALIRQELINLARSGSALLVISQDLDEIYEVSDKIVVLSRGELSSPEFSQDMSRERIGMLMAGLGEKKTSANTKQEGRIYASDT is encoded by the coding sequence GTGGATGATAAAGTGCATGATCTAAACAGACCAGAAGCACGCCCCGAACTTATACGGGTGGCGGGCATTAGCAAACGCTTCGGTGATATTCTTGCTAATAAGGAAGTAGACCTTACTCTTCGTGAAGGAGAAATTCATGCCCTTTTAGGTGAGAACGGTGCAGGAAAATCTACTTTAGTAAAAATTTTGTACGGGGCCTTGGAGCCGAGTTCCGGAAATATCAGCTGGAAACAAAAAAGTGTTACCATTAAAAATCCAGCTGCTGCACGAAAGCTTGGCATAGGGATGGTCTTTCAACATTTCTCATTGTTTGAAGCACTGAATGTAGCTGAGAACATTGCCTTGGCACTGCCAAAAGCAGAAAACCTAAACTCGCTTTCCAAGCGTATTGTGGAAGTCTCCAATAGATATGGACTTCCTTTGGATCCGTCTGCACTAGTTGTTGATTTGCCTGTGGGAGTTCGACAACGAGTGGAGATTGTCCGATGCCTTCTGCAAGAGCCGAAGCTTCTCATTATGGATGAACCGACTTCAGTTCTTACCCCTCAAGAAGCGGATGAGCTCTTTAACACTCTTGTTCGGCTGGCAGAAGAGGGGTGCGCAATATTATATATCTCTCACCGATTGGAGGAAGTGAAGCGCATATGCCATCACGCGACTATTATGCGTCATGGTGAAGTTGTTTCCGAGTGTGATCCTACTAAAGAGACCCCTTCGACACTTGCTCGAATGATGGTTGGAGAGGATATCCACACAATAAAATCTGATGGGAAGTATGATGTTGGCGATGTGTTTCTCTCCCTCAACAATCTAAGTGTCACTGCTGGTGATGCCTTTGGTGTCTCGCTAAAAAATATCGATTTGGACATTCGTTCCGGAGAAATTATTGGAGTGGCGGGGATTGCTGCGAATGGCCAAAGTGAGCTGTTTGACGTTATCTCAGGTGAACTGCTGTCAAGTATACCATCTTCCGTGAAAATGTTTGGAGCGGATGTTGGTTCTAAGGGTATTAATGAAAGACGTCGCCTCGGAGCTGCATTCGTGGCTGAGGAGCGGCTTGGACATGGGACAGTTCCGAGTTTAAAGCTCTCCGAAAACGTACTTTTAACGCGGTATGCTACAGATAAACAGTTTGTGACGAGCGGTATAGTGAACCGCCACGCTGCTGGTGAGATGGAGAAACAGCTTAAAGAGAAGTATGATGTGCGAATGTCGCATGATGACCCAGAAGCTCGCTCGTTGTCAGGTGGGAACTTGCAAAAATTCGTTGTTGGGCGTGAGCTGGATAGGTCTCCCAAGATTTTGGTTGTAAACCAGCCGACATGGGGTGTTGATGCGGGAGCTGCCGCCCTTATTCGCCAAGAGTTGATTAATTTGGCGCGTAGTGGTTCTGCCCTTTTGGTTATCTCACAAGACCTTGATGAAATTTATGAGGTTTCTGACAAAATTGTAGTCTTATCACGTGGAGAATTATCTAGCCCTGAGTTTTCACAGGACATGAGTAGAGAACGCATTGGAATGTTAATGGCAGGCTTGGGAGAGAAGAAAACCTCAGCCAACACTAAACAGGAAGGACGGATCTATGCGTCTGATACTTGA